Genomic segment of Streptosporangium sp. NBC_01755:
GCGAGGAGTACCTCGTGCTCTCCGCCCGTGACGTGCTCGCCATCATCGAGAAGTAGTTCTCGCTTCACAAAGATGACGTATCGAGCCCCGGGTCGCGAGAGCGCCCGGGGCTTTGATGCGCCGACGTACTTATAGAGAGGATTGTCATGCCGAAGATCCTGTCGTTCGAGGAGGACGCGCGCCGAGCTCTCGAGCGCGGCGTGAACGCTCTCGCGGACGCGGTCAAGGTGACGCTGGGCCCGCGTGGCCGCAATGTCGTCATCGACAAGAAGTTCGGTGCGCCGACCATCACCAACGACGGTGTCACCATCGCCCGAGAGGTCGAGCTGGAGGCGCCGTACGAGAACATGGGCGCACAGCTGGCCAAGGAAGTGGCGACCAAGACCAACGACGTCGCCGGTGACGGCACCACCACCGCGACCGTCCTGGCCCAGGCCATGGTCCGCGAGGGCCTGCGCAACGTGGCCGCCGGAGCCCAGCCGCTCTCCCTCAAGCGCGGCATCGACATCGCGGCCAGGACCGTCAGCGACCGGCTGATCGAGTCGGCCCGCCCGGTCGAGGACAAGAAGGAGATCGCGAATGTGGCGACGATCTCCGCGCAGGACGCCAAGATCGGTGAGCTGATCGCCGAGGCGTTCGACAAGGTGGGCAAGGACGGTGTCATCACCGTCGAAGAGTCCAACAGCATGGGCCTGGAGCTCGAGTTCACCGAGGGTCTCCAGTTCGACAAGGGCTACCTGTCGCCCTACATGGTGACCGACCAGGAGCGCATGGAGGCGGTTCTTGAGGACCCCTACATCCTGATCACCCAGGGCAAGATCGCCTCGGTCGCCGACTTCCTGCCGCTGCTAGAGAAGATCGCGCAGACGAAGAAGGCCCTGCTGGTCATCGCCGAGGACGTCGAGGGCGAGGCCCTCGCGGTGCTCGTCACGAACAAGATCCGTGGCACCTTCACCTCCGTCGCCGTCAAGGCGCCGGGCTTCGGTGACCGCCGCAAGGCCATGCTGCAGGACATCGCCATCCTCACCGGTGGCCAGGTCGTCAGCGAGGAGATCGGCCTCAAGCTGGAGCACGTCGGCCTGGAGGTGCTGGGCACCGC
This window contains:
- the groL gene encoding chaperonin GroEL (60 kDa chaperone family; promotes refolding of misfolded polypeptides especially under stressful conditions; forms two stacked rings of heptamers to form a barrel-shaped 14mer; ends can be capped by GroES; misfolded proteins enter the barrel where they are refolded when GroES binds), with protein sequence MPKILSFEEDARRALERGVNALADAVKVTLGPRGRNVVIDKKFGAPTITNDGVTIAREVELEAPYENMGAQLAKEVATKTNDVAGDGTTTATVLAQAMVREGLRNVAAGAQPLSLKRGIDIAARTVSDRLIESARPVEDKKEIANVATISAQDAKIGELIAEAFDKVGKDGVITVEESNSMGLELEFTEGLQFDKGYLSPYMVTDQERMEAVLEDPYILITQGKIASVADFLPLLEKIAQTKKALLVIAEDVEGEALAVLVTNKIRGTFTSVAVKAPGFGDRRKAMLQDIAILTGGQVVSEEIGLKLEHVGLEVLGTARRVVITKDSTTVVDGAGEASAIADRVKEIKLAIEQSDSDWDREKLQERLAKLSGGVCVLKVGAATEVELKEKKHRLEDAISATRAAIEEGIVSGGGSALVHVSKVLDDLGLTGDEATGVAIVRKALVEPARWIAENAGLEGYVVTSKVSELPAGHGLNAATGEYGDLIAQGVIDPVKVTRSAVQNAASIAGMLLTTEVLVVDKPEEEAPAAAGGHGHGHGH